The Actinomycetota bacterium genomic interval GTTCACCGAGGAGAGCCGAGCGTCCATTCTCGAATGGTTGCGCGGAGAGCTGCGGCTGATCAGCGCCGTCAAGGACAAGCACATATTCCATAAGATCGGTAGACATAGTGCGCGCGCGATGCTGGCATCGACATCCAGATGGATCGCAAAGGCCGGGGAGTGTGGTCTGGTGTTAACACTGGATCTCCGGCAGCTCGCGTTGAGTCGACGACCCGATGCTGCCGAAGGCGAGTTCTACTACACTCCAGCGGCTGTGATGGATGCCTACGAGGTGCTCCGACAGTTCATCGATGCGACGGACGAGATGGAGAATTTCATGCTCCTCGTGTTAGCGCCCGACGCGTTGCTCGATGATTCGACCAACCGGGGTTTCCCGAAGTATCAAGCCCTGAAGAACCGCATCTGGGATGACGTGCGCGACAGGGACCGAGTCAATCCGTACGCGCCGATGGTGCGGGTTTCTTCAGTAGGAGGGGGTGCGTCGTGAGCGCCTCCCTCACGGCTCGACGAGCACTCGAGGCGTTGCGAGCGGGTGTGCCAAATCGGGACGCAGTGCGAGCTCTCGGCTTCAACGGAGACGCGTTGCTCGAGTTGTTCTCGGAGCGTCTCGAGCAGGTCGCATCCGGAATATCGGATGGCGGTCAACAACGGGGCCTTCTGATTGCCGCGGAGTTCGGTGGGGGCAAGTCGCACGCGCTCGAGTATCTTAGCCATCGGGCTCTTAGTGCGGGATTCGCCGTCAGCAAGGTCGTCATCTCCAAGGAGACCCAGCTCTTCGACCCGGCGAAGGTCTTCTCGGCGGCAATCGATAGTCTGCAGGTAGCAGATCGCACCGGCAGCGTGCTTGATGAGATCGCTCTCAGCCGACTTGATGCTGGCCATCCGAGGTTCGACGACTTCAGCATGTGGTTGGGGACCTCGGGACTGAACTCTCGCTTCGACGCCACGATGTATCTCTATCGAGAGGCCGGCGCGAACGAGGAGTTGCAGCAACGCCTTGTCTCCTTCTGGAGTGGCAGGCCCCTGCAAGTGACACAACTCAAGAAGGACCTGCGATCGTGCGGCGCAGCGAGTTTCTATCCGATTGAGAAGATCGGTGCCAAGGACCTTGCCAGGGAGCGCTTCAGGTTCATGGCGAGACTACTGCATGCCGCTGGCTACAACGGCTGGCTGATACTCCTCGATGAGCTCGAGTTGATAGGGAGGTATAGCTTCCTGCAACGGGGGCGGTCCTATGCC includes:
- a CDS encoding DUF2791 family P-loop domain-containing protein: MVPHIPVDEYADFLAREYLSTFVCEGGAAVKFAVVADDETADALLVSVEERASRLGMRFVAVTAVDTRVNLIQQLFFAVAARLDWVSLARKVVRKIPSDVWGDQVGDAMTIAQVASVLDIDELLVRTQITKALSNRVMRDYSLAKDFRIAMTQVCLPELQPEAFTEESRASILEWLRGELRLISAVKDKHIFHKIGRHSARAMLASTSRWIAKAGECGLVLTLDLRQLALSRRPDAAEGEFYYTPAAVMDAYEVLRQFIDATDEMENFMLLVLAPDALLDDSTNRGFPKYQALKNRIWDDVRDRDRVNPYAPMVRVSSVGGGAS
- a CDS encoding DUF2791 family P-loop domain-containing protein, translating into MSASLTARRALEALRAGVPNRDAVRALGFNGDALLELFSERLEQVASGISDGGQQRGLLIAAEFGGGKSHALEYLSHRALSAGFAVSKVVISKETQLFDPAKVFSAAIDSLQVADRTGSVLDEIALSRLDAGHPRFDDFSMWLGTSGLNSRFDATMYLYREAGANEELQQRLVSFWSGRPLQVTQLKKDLRSCGAASFYPIEKIGAKDLARERFRFMARLLHAAGYNGWLILLDELELIGRYSFLQRGRSYAELCRLMGLDEESAVPGLFVVGAITPDFETAVIREGKDDINQIGFRFRARGDADSDLTAALAERMMLEIQRSCIRLPEPDDAALSQTLLRLAEVYGEAYGVPPSTQEPDGMSVGWQMREYVRSWITRWDLQRIDPAYVSRTEVERIETDYIEDT